Proteins found in one Methylobacterium sp. CB376 genomic segment:
- a CDS encoding transglutaminase-like cysteine peptidase — translation MRVVLVGPGRASGVDRQGLISRCARAAQLGLVGATLLIGGATSQAQTQTLAALPDASAAIERGGSAKPVSAWVEFCQRYPGECAVDVNEPAAITLTPALMKTLVAVNRRVNSRIKPLTDQAHWGVVDRWDFPDDGYGDCEDYQLLKRRMLVERGLPRRALRMTVVIDEIGEGHAVLMVRTDRGDYILDNKTNAILPWQRTGYTYVKREGQEGLAWVSLNGVASPVTTANR, via the coding sequence ATGCGGGTTGTGTTGGTTGGCCCTGGCCGGGCGAGCGGTGTCGATCGCCAGGGCCTCATCTCGCGCTGCGCCCGTGCCGCGCAACTCGGTCTCGTGGGCGCCACGCTGCTGATCGGCGGCGCCACCAGCCAGGCCCAGACCCAGACCCTGGCGGCCCTCCCGGACGCGAGCGCGGCGATCGAGCGCGGCGGTTCGGCCAAGCCGGTGAGCGCCTGGGTCGAGTTCTGCCAGCGCTATCCGGGCGAGTGCGCGGTCGACGTCAACGAGCCGGCGGCGATCACCCTGACGCCGGCCCTGATGAAGACGCTGGTGGCCGTGAACCGGCGGGTCAATTCCCGCATCAAGCCGCTCACCGACCAGGCGCATTGGGGCGTGGTCGACCGTTGGGACTTCCCCGACGACGGCTACGGCGATTGCGAGGATTACCAGCTCCTGAAGCGCCGAATGCTGGTGGAGCGCGGCCTGCCGCGCCGCGCCCTGCGCATGACGGTGGTGATCGACGAGATCGGCGAGGGCCACGCGGTGCTGATGGTGCGCACCGACCGGGGCGACTACATCCTCGACAACAAGACCAACGCGATCCTGCCGTGGCAGCGCACCGGATACACCTACGTGAAGCGCGAGGGCCAGGAGGGTCTGGCCTGGGTGTCGCTGAACGGCGTCGCCTCGCCGGTCACCACCGCGAACCGCTGA
- a CDS encoding transglutaminase-like cysteine peptidase, whose translation MSRKTGTIWTRAAGLGAVAMLALLGAAPAARAQTVAALPATTLAAPSLGAARPIAAWVEFCQRYAAECAVDPSEPETITLSPRVWQTILTVNRGVNTRIQPVTDQEHWGVPDHWDLAEDGTGDCEDFQLLKRKLLAEGGLPRRAMRMTVVIDEKGEGHAVLMLRTDRGDLVLDNKTSAVLPWHRTGYTFIKRESQSAVAWVSLGGATGPTMTANR comes from the coding sequence ATGAGCAGGAAGACGGGGACGATCTGGACGCGCGCCGCGGGTCTCGGCGCGGTGGCGATGCTGGCGCTGCTGGGCGCCGCGCCGGCGGCGCGGGCCCAGACCGTCGCGGCCCTGCCGGCGACGACGCTGGCGGCGCCCAGCCTCGGTGCCGCCCGCCCGATCGCGGCCTGGGTCGAGTTCTGCCAGCGCTACGCGGCGGAATGCGCGGTCGACCCCTCCGAGCCCGAGACGATCACGCTGAGCCCGCGCGTCTGGCAAACCATCCTCACGGTCAACCGCGGCGTGAACACCCGCATCCAGCCGGTGACCGACCAGGAGCATTGGGGCGTGCCCGACCACTGGGACCTCGCCGAGGACGGCACGGGCGATTGCGAGGACTTCCAGCTGCTCAAGCGCAAGCTGCTCGCCGAGGGCGGCCTGCCGCGCCGGGCGATGCGCATGACGGTGGTGATCGACGAGAAGGGCGAGGGCCACGCGGTGCTGATGCTGCGCACCGACCGCGGCGACCTCGTGCTCGACAACAAGACCAGCGCGGTGCTCCCCTGGCACCGGACCGGCTACACCTTCATCAAGCGCGAGTCCCAGAGCGCGGTGGCCTGGGTCTCCCTGGGCGGCGCGACCGGACCGACCATGACGGCCAATCGCTGA